The following proteins are encoded in a genomic region of Cryptomeria japonica chromosome 11, Sugi_1.0, whole genome shotgun sequence:
- the LOC131063127 gene encoding LRR receptor kinase SERK2-like: MANWLVFLILLYYPCFIAATNAEGQALLELKAGLNESTDLLGTWDPNLVEPCTSRSHITCSGGHVTAVHLESMGFSGTLSPDIGELTGEIPSSIKKISTLIEVDLSFNDLTGQIPEALFQRPEYNFSGNKLNYGSNLQHPCASTLNSNSGGSKSIVGVLIGSIGGTVVVLTCFIFLLWKCWWLRYRKEDVSGEDDRKISFGQLKRFSWHELQLATDDFSEKIGQEMFEGGPSNRYEHPQVLAERRAKCKKQTQHATFLADMYPKCEKTDTTR; encoded by the exons ATGGCGAACTGGCTTGTATTTCTTATTCTTCTATACTATCCATGCTTTATAGCTGCAACAAATGCTGAAGGTCAAGCATTACTTGAACTCAAAGCAGGACTAAATGAATCTACAGACTTACTTGGAACTTGGGATCCAAATTTAGTGGAACCCTGCACTAGTCGGTCTCACATTACCTGCAGTGGAGGACATGTTACAGCTGTGCACTTGGAATCTATGGGATTTTCAGGTACCTTATCCCCTGATATTGGCGAGCTGAC AGGAGAGATACCATCTTCAATAAAAAAGATTTCAACTTTGATAGAAGTGGACTTGTCTTTTAATGATCTCACTGGACAAATCCCAGAAGCCCTATTTCAAAGACCTGAATACAATTTCTCGGGTAATAAACTTAATTATGGTTCAAATTTACAGCACCCATGTGCTTCTACTCTCAATTCAAATTCAGGTGGTTCCAAATCAATAGTTGGAGTCCTGATTGGAAGTATTGGAGGGACAGTTGTAGTTTTGacatgctttatcttccttttgtGGAAGTGTTGGTGGTTGCGCTACAGGAAAGAGGATGTTTCTGGTGAGGATGACAGAAAGATTTCTTTTGGGCAGTTGAAGAGGTTTTCATGGCATGAATTGCAGCTTGCAACAGATGATTTTAGTGAGAAAATAGGGCAAGAGATGTTTGAGGGAGGACCTTCAAATAGATATGAACATCCCCAAGTATTAGCAGAAAGGCGTGCAAAATGTAAAAAACAAACACAACACGCAACTTTCTTGGCAGACATGTATCCAAAATGTGAAAAAACAGACACAACACGTTAA